The segment GCGCAATGGTGCCATGGCCGCATGCTGTGGAGAATCCGTCCTTGTGCCAGAACAGCACGCCGAAATCGGCACCGTCGTCATCCGGCGGGGTCAGGAATCCCCCGTACATGTCGGCATGACCGCGAGGCTCGGAACAGAGCACCTTCCGCGTCCGCTGGATGACGTCATCGTCGATCGCGTTCATCCTGCGCTCTGCCACTGTCGCACCCGGGATGTCGGGCGCACCGGCTGTGACAATCCGGAACGGCTCACCGCCGGTGTGATAATCGACGGTCGAGTAGGTTTCAGTCACCTGAGCTCCCCTACTTTCCGAGATTGAAATCTACTTTCCGAGGTAGGCATCGATAACCCGGCCGTCCTGCTGCAGCTGCTCCGAGGTGCCTTCCAATGACACATGCCCCGATTCGATCACATACCCACGGTGCGCCACCTTCAGCGCCGAGCGGGCGTTCTGCTCAATCAGCAGCACCGAAGTGCCCCGGGCGTTGATCGTCCGGATTACCTCCATGATCTGCGCCACCACGAGCGGGGCCAGCCCCATCGATGGTTCGTCGAGCATCAGCAGTTTCGGCCCGGTGACCATAGCGCGGCCGATTGCCAGCATCTGCTGCTCGCCGCCGGAAAGCGTTCCGCCGGTCTGCGTGCGCCGCTCCGCCATCCGGGGCAGCAGATCGTAGACCTCGGCGATTCGCTTGTCGATCAGCCTGGTGTCCTTGACCGTGTAACCACCGATCTGCAGGTTCTCGTGCACTGTCAGCCGGGAGAAGATCCTGCGACCCTCGGGTACGTGCACGATTCCGCGCTCGACGATGTCCCACGGGCTGGCCCTGCTGATGTCCTTTCCGAATGCCTCAACGACGCCCGACTTCGGCCGCACCACGCCGGAGATGGTGGACAGCGTGGAAGACTTGCCTGCGCCATTGTTGCCGAGCAGCGAAACGATCTCGCCCTCCTCGACACTGATGCTCAGATCACGCAGCGCGACGACCTTGCCGTAGGCAACGTTGAGGTCCTTGAGCGTGAGCACGGTGGTCATGAGTCCTCCTTC is part of the Saxibacter everestensis genome and harbors:
- a CDS encoding ABC transporter ATP-binding protein, whose protein sequence is MTTVLTLKDLNVAYGKVVALRDLSISVEEGEIVSLLGNNGAGKSSTLSTISGVVRPKSGVVEAFGKDISRASPWDIVERGIVHVPEGRRIFSRLTVHENLQIGGYTVKDTRLIDKRIAEVYDLLPRMAERRTQTGGTLSGGEQQMLAIGRAMVTGPKLLMLDEPSMGLAPLVVAQIMEVIRTINARGTSVLLIEQNARSALKVAHRGYVIESGHVSLEGTSEQLQQDGRVIDAYLGK